The stretch of DNA TCCGCTAATATTCCATGCTTTAAAATCGCCTGTAAATCCGTTTGACAATTCATTTGCTTGCGAATTTGTTTGTGGCAGCATGGTGCTACAACAATGGTAGCCGCCTTTGCTTTAATCCCTTTGGCAATGGCAATGTCGGTTGCAATGTCGCAAGCATGCAAGGCAATCAGCATGTCAATTTTAGCTGGTTGGTATGCCTCAATATCCTGTGCCAAAAAGGTTAACCCGCCAAAACCTTCTGCTTTAGCGAGGGCATTGCAAAAATCAACAAGGGTTGGCCGTAATTCAATGCCCATCATACTGGCCTCCATATGCAAATGATTGACCAAATGGTCGTATAAAGCAAAGGTAAGGTAGCCTTTTCCCGACCCCATATCCACGATGTGAGGATGCGCATCCAAGGGTTGTTGCAGCAGTAAACTATCGATGATCTCTATATATTTATTGATCTGTCGAAATTTTTTCTGCCCGGTTTTCAGCACTTGCCCCTCCTGGTTGGCGATGCCGAGGGCCGTTAAATAGGAGGCTGCTTCAGCGCTGATCAGCCTGTTTTTCTCCTTGTCGTGTGCGAGAGAAGGAGCCGTTTCATGACTTGCTTGCCGGACAAAAAGCCTGGCTTTTCGTTTTTTATTGTATTGGATAGTCACATCTTCTTTTAAAGTAAAGAGGTCTCCGTTTAAAAAATCGTTGCCGAGCCAAAGGCCAATCATGGCCACTCCCTCGGAGATGGGATGGTTTTTGACTTCATCACGACTAGCATAGCGCAAGGTGAAGGAAAAAACCTGTTTTCCTTTAACGGTGGTCAATCGGCCAAAGACATTTTGAAGACGCTTATCCTTACCACCAGCTTTACTCAATGTTAGTTTAACAAAAGTTTGTTGCTCAATGGCGGTCTTTAAATGGCTTAGAAATACAGTTGCTTCTTCCATGCAATTTCAGTATTAACTTTGAGCAAAGGCTACTCGTTCAACGCCTTGCGTTGAAGTGTGCTGTATCCTTAGCGATTCTCATGCGAAGGAGGTAGTCCGATTTTACGCGGTTCAATAAACTAGAAAACAGCACTTCAGCATAAGAAAGCACTTTACAGGAGATTGCTACTTTATCCTAAAGATGCCCTAAAGTTAGTTGACGGATTGCTCAAAAGTGATTTTTTTTTCAATAAGTGCTAAATGGTATTAAGCATCGCATGACCAATCCCGCATTCTAAGCACCGCCGCTGATCACAATACTCATGCTTGAGTTCTAATAATGCCTGGCTTTCGTGGGCAGATTCGGGCTTAATGCCGAGGTTTTCCCATGCTGCAATAATATGGTTGGATTCAGGAGGTATCTCCGCTAATAATTGTAGGGCTTTATCACAAAAAGCCTGATAATCTTTCTCTTTTCCATATAAAAAAAGAAGGGGGGCCAAGGTATTCATTACCAGTAAGTGAATGGTCGTTCTCCCCAAAGCTTTTTTCTTTTTGACGGAAGGTTTATTCAAAAGGTAGTGGGTTTGCCAATAATTGGAAAGTTGTAATTCAAACATATGTTCTACTTCTTTTATATGC from Saprospiraceae bacterium encodes:
- a CDS encoding SAM-dependent methyltransferase, whose translation is MEEATVFLSHLKTAIEQQTFVKLTLSKAGGKDKRLQNVFGRLTTVKGKQVFSFTLRYASRDEVKNHPISEGVAMIGLWLGNDFLNGDLFTLKEDVTIQYNKKRKARLFVRQASHETAPSLAHDKEKNRLISAEAASYLTALGIANQEGQVLKTGQKKFRQINKYIEIIDSLLLQQPLDAHPHIVDMGSGKGYLTFALYDHLVNHLHMEASMMGIELRPTLVDFCNALAKAEGFGGLTFLAQDIEAYQPAKIDMLIALHACDIATDIAIAKGIKAKAATIVVAPCCHKQIRKQMNCQTDLQAILKHGILAERQAELITDGIRALLLEAHGYKTKVFEFISTEHTPKNLMITATRSTPKPEALEKVMAIKKDFGIEYHYLERLLEEEN